CTTCCTGGGAAGTTCAGGCCATCTCACAGGGGCAGCATCTAGAAAGAGGAAAATGAGGCAAAAGAACCACTAAACACAAGAACTTCCCAATAAGAAAGCTGACATAACGAGGAGACCCCAATGAGCTGAGAATTTCTATCCTGGGATATGTTCAGTGAGTGACAGATCAGCACCTCGCTTAAAGGGTGACATGGGTGCAAGAATCTAGATGAGATGACTTTAAGACCTCTTCCAACACTGAGTCTACAAAAGAATCAAGCAAGCAACCATCTAGTTTCCACAAGCAATTCCAGGTTGTACTTGCTCAGCTATACCGTGGACCAGAGAGGGACACAGGAGTCCAGAGTCCGCTACACAATCCGGCCTCTCGTCTCCACATCACCCCAGAGGGCCCCGGGTTCTGGAGAGAAACCAGGCAACCGTGATGGTGTGAGAAACACCCTGGTGGCTAGGCTTTCTCCTTAACTCCTGCTCTGGGTTATAGCTGTCCTGCTGCTGCCATGGCTTGTCCTCTCCCTTACCTGAGATGCAAATGAAGCCCTCAAGGCCACAAACCTTGTCCCAGATAAATGTCCACTCACACACCATGACTAAACTTCCTGACTGCCATGAAAACCACAACTTCCACGGTGAATCTGCCTTGGGGAATATTAAAGCTGGGTTGGGGAGAGGCGGAGGGCAAATGAAATaggctcttggccctggccggttggctcagtggtagagcatcggcctggcatgtaggagtcctgggttcgattcccggccagggcacacaggagaagcacccatctgcttctccacccctccccctctccttcctctctgtctctctcttcccctcccgcagccaaggctccattggagcaaaaagttggcccaggcactgaggatggctccatggcctctgcctcaggtgctagaatggctctggtcgcaacagagcgatgccccagatgggcagagcatcgccccctggtgggcatgccgggtggatcccggtcgggcgcatgcgggagtctgtctgactgcctccccgtttccagcttcagaaaaatacaaaaaaaaaaaaaaagaaagaaataggctcTCAGGGTGCCTAGTATGGGGGCTGGCTGTGTAGGCATGGGGAGAGGTCAGCTCTCAATTCTCTCTGGTAACAGGAAGAATAAGAACAGCTTCTGATTGTCCAGTTGGGTTTGGGAATATGCCACAGTCCGTACTTGTAAGAACTGGAAATTTCTGTCTGGACCTTCATGACACTTGAACCAGTGCAGCTGCAGGGTGAAGACCCGACTCAGAGGCAATCAGAACACTGTTCAGGTTGCCCCGCCCCTCCAGTGGGGACGAGACACTTCTCCTCTCTGCCTGTAGAGAACTACTAATATATTCTCTCTCTCAGATTATGGTCTAGCAAATTCTCACACCTTCCCCAGGGAGGGGgggaaaatagaagaaacaaaggGTTTAGGTTTCAGAGCTCTTTCCTTTCCAGCTCCTGCTGGGCTGTGGCTGGCAAGTGGGCAGAGAGCAGGTTTCTATGGAGACATGATAAGCAAAGACTTAAGTGCTCACAGTAGGTAATGTCAACAAGTTTGATCAGGGAAAATCTGCAATACCAATCATCTGAAGTTGACAGTGCCTCCCGGACGAGAGAGTCCGAGACTGGAGCAGGGCTGTCAGGTGGGACAGCACAGGGCTaacccctctgccctccccccaggTACTCACGTGGCCTCTTCGAACACACGCACTCTCTCACAGCCTTCCGGGGGCTCCCGTTTGAAGACGTAGCTGTGATTGGGCCGAGGGGAGGCGGCAAAGGCAAGGACTGGAGATGGGCTGCCGTCTTCAAGGAAGGCCGGGTGGCCTGGAGAGgaggctgcaacagagcaaggccgaGTCCAGCGGAGCTGAAGGAAGGCTCTCCCCACTCCTCCACGCAGGCCCAAGTGCAGAGAAGAGGCTGGGGGCACGGTAAGCTGGGGGCCGGGGTCATGCCAATCCAGGTGGTGTGTCTGTGCTCTACCTTAAAAGATCTTTGGGGCAGCTTACAACAATATAAACATGTCCTGTTACACAGGATAATAAAGATATGGTCGGAATGATGGAAAAATCAGGTCTAATATCAATTCTGTATTCCCAGGAGATAGAGGACAATTGGAACTTCAAGTCTCAGACTTGAAGGAATCCGAactcctgtctctctgccttcttccagGACTGCGCCGCCCTGCCTGCTTACACACCACAGCTCTTCCTTCCACAGCCTTGACAGTCCAGCCCTCCCTCCCAGGAATGCTCTTGTACTGACTCAGAGAAGCAATCTCTACTCAACCCCACTCGTGGGATAAAATTCCTTTTGCTTCCTACACAGTGAATATACTTTGCAAATATTGACTTTATCTGTATTTATCTCACATTTATTCCTTATTAAACTATGCTCTATTTACCTCTTCGTATTGTTAAATCACGCCTTTGGCCAGCCTGCCTCATGGGGTTgctgtgagaatcaaatgaggCGGTGAGGGCAACAGTGCTTTGTAACGTGAGCAGGACTCTTAGCTCGTCCTGTCCATGATGTGGCCGGAGCACAGCAGAAAGCAGAGATTTGGAGTCAGAAAGCTTGGGTTTCCATCTGGGTCAAACCAGGTGACCCTGGACACTTTCTcttgttttatataatttacaaccACCTTGAGACCTATTGCTGGTAATGGGTGCAGCAGACGCCTGAATAGACTCAAGGGCTTTCCAGTCAAAAATGGGGATAGGAGGGAGTGCTTCCTTGGATTacagtgaagattaaataaaagtaTGGGTGTGGAtctttatgtaaattataaatcACAATCGATATCAAGAACTATTAGCTGGTATAAAGTATGGAATAAAGATGACTCATTAGGATACTCTAGTTAGCTggcaaatgtaaagaaaaatgccAGGCCTGAAATTGATTAGAGGCAGAAAAGGGAACGGAGCCAGCCCTGTACCCCGAGTGGCCCTGCTGCGTGGGCCTCCACACTTACCCTTGTCGCTGGGGACGGCCGCCAGCTCCTCGAGCGCACCCCGGTGTTCCTCGCGGCCAGTGTGGCCAGAAGGCTGGGGGGATGCCAGGGGCATGGAGGGCGAGCTGGAAAGGTTGCCAGGctccaggaggaggagggggtggtcACAGCTGCTACTCTGGGGGGGAGCTGGGGCGCGGTGCCCATCAGGAATATCAAGGATCTgccagggaaagggagggggatgaCTCTCACGTCGGTCTCTTCAGGCTTACAGGGACCCTCAGGGTCCCCCCTGTGCCCTTGATCTTATCCTCTGGTTCATAACACACAGTGACAACAGGACACCATTTTCTCCAGTCCCTGCTTTCCCAACGTCCCACCTCAATCTAAGGGCAAACCCCTCCGAGTTCTCCCCTAGcactttgttcttttccttcgTAGCATTTACAGCCCAATTtataatcatatatttatttgaacAGTTTCTGAGTGTGTCACCACCCAGGCTGTAAGCTTCCCGAGGGCAGGGGCCCTCTATGTGCCGGCCACCAGGACCCGGGAGCGCTGTGGGCCACTGTAAGACAAGTATGCAGCCCACCATCATGTGAACCCCTCGCCCCTTTCCACATTCACTTGTCCTTGTACCCACAGCTTACCAaattgtgtgcatgtgtttgggTGGGTATACACTCCTACATATAAGCAAATTTAAAATCCACCACTAAGTAAATCGTGAGAGGTATATATCCACTAGGATTGTATTAATACTGCCCAACTGGCATTCCCCAATTGTACGGCATCCATGTAAAAATGTGCCTGAGGCTGCAGAAGAGGTAACTAATAATTCTGCTCAGGAGTGGGGCAGAGGAAGGCCACACAGGGGCAGCGGGCAAGAAGGATACATGTGTGTCACCAGGAAGAGGTGGAGGGCAGTGCTCACACAGGCAATGGGGCGGCTTCCACTGAGAACGGGTGACAATATTGGTGCCAAGTGTGTGGGAACAGTAAGCTGGTGCTTTGAAGACAATGTTTCATTCATTCCTCCCTGTGACTCTTCTCTCTGCTAATCCCTGTTTCTCCTGTCGACCCACCACCATAAAGCCTGCCCCAGTCACACCCAGCCACCAGCCAGCTCTACTGTCCCTGCGGCTTGATCTAATAAACGCAATCCGTGTTCCCTCGGCAGGTTGGTATCTGCATGTCACTCTGCAGCTGCAGCCGCAGCCTGTGAGCCCCAGAGAGCAGAGCCCACTGCCCATGGCCCAGCGTCCAGGCTCCGCATGCCGCCGCCGCCAGCCAGCACAGCCAGGCCGGCCAGCGCGCGGGCCCACTCACCCGcagcagctcctcctccccctgctccttcACGAACACCTCCTCCAGCTCTTGGTTGAGTCCTTCCAGGCTCCTGTGCAGGCAGGGGCTGAGGCGAAGGACAGGGGACCCTGAGGGGAAGCTGGGAGGGGACGCCTGTGGAGGAAGCAAAGGCAGCACTCAGTGAAACCCACCAAGCCCCACGGGGGTGATGGTCATGTCTGCACAGCAAAGCCAAGCGAGTCAAGGAGGGTCTGGGGACGGTTATGGATTGTACTGCGTCCCGTCAGTGGGGCTTTCTCCAGAAGTGAGAGCTTTGAGAGGCCTGGAGGACGCTTTGAAAGGCTGCAGCAGCAAGGCCGCAACAACACAGGGGGTGAGCGTGGAGGAGAAATTCTGAACAGGAGGAAGCACCTCACCTCCACTGccattcaccaagtccaagtttgCACGAAAGCTTCAGCTGAGCGCCCACATGGCCACAGACTGCCCGTGCGGTAGGGCTTGGGTGCCGCTCAACCCGAGAGGCTCTGCCCACATGGTGGGGGAGGGTGCCACGGAGGATGACAAAGTGGGGGGAGGCTTGGGGGGCTTGTGGGGACATACCTTCAGTGTCCCCCGCACAGCATGGTCCCCCTGGAGTGGGCAGCCCCGCTCCTTCTCCTTCCCGCTGCGGCTGAGCTTTGTCCTCTGCAGCTGGAGCTTCAACTTGGTAATCTGGTggcccagagagagggagagagggagagagggagagagggagagagggaggggggggcagGTGAAGGAGAGCTGAAAGGCACTGTGTCCCTCCTTCTAGGCGTGGCTCCTGCCAGAGGCCCATGAAAATGCACAAAAGGGAGATGACAGTTACTCTCCCATCTCAGATACCGCAGTGGTTCCAAACTGTGATGATAGCTTCGTTGGGCCAGCTGGGCACCTTTTTAACTAGATTTGATTTCCTTGAATTACCATGTATTCCACGGAAGAATCAGTTCcccccaaatttaaaaatatgtgacacTGAAACCATTCTGGTCTTTTCACagattccaaaggcaaggaatACTACTCTATTaatagaaatgcaaaatggtgtTTTTTAATTCACTCCCAAAGTACATTCACAGCTAACTCCAAGGCCCGGGGACCAGGATGTtaggagtcccccccccccccacacgtTAAAGCAGACTGCACTGAGCAAGGAGCAGGCTCTACAGAAGGACTATCAGATTCCCACTCCTGTGACAATTAGGGGTTATCATCCCAATTTTGAATATTATCCCCATCACATTTGGAATTCTGGACTTACTTGCCTCAGCTGGCAAGTGCTCAGGAGATGCAGAGCTATTAAATATGAGCCTAAATAAATGGAATTCAGAGGGTAGATCTGCTGCCACAGCCATGCAATATATGACTACTGCCAAAAAGAAAGTGCTTTTAGAATTGCTATTGGGGATCATTCAACCATGACTCCATGCTTAGTGTAAATAACTTTCCTACTCTtataattacaaattttaaatactttttattttccactagccttaaacatttcatattttttctctgttcttgCAGCCAAGAGGGCAGAAGTGACTCTTCCTGTAAAGAGGTCAAAGGTGACTCCTGGAAAGCTGGCCCCATCGAGGGGCCCCCCAGCATGGCAGATGGAAGGGGTCTGGGAGCCCGGGAACCCtcctgagagaaagaaaggccagTAAAAAGTGCTGGGGAACAGTGactatcattttcttcttttaaatacagCTGGGTGAACAGTTAAGTAGAACATGGGGCTGGGGCTTGCCAGTGCCCAGCAACTCCCTCCCTATCTATCTCCAGCCTGAACCACTTATCTGGATCCAACCTCAAAGGAAAGGGAGAACAATGGCGGCTCCCACCCTGTGCTTGGCTGCTGAAGGGCGCCAGCAGTCACCAGCCAAGCCCTGCTGGCAGGAGGGTCTTGGCTCCAAAGGCCCGGCCACCAGGCAGCTGGGAGGCAGCTGCGAAGGAGCCACCTCATTAGGAAAAGGCTTGGTGGAGAAAAATGAGATGGGAAGAGTGAGCCCACCTTGGAGCTGGTGCCTCCATGGGGCTGGGCATAGACAAGAGGCTGCTACTCTGGCTAGGAAGCCAAAGGGGGTAGTTACCTCTTTGCGGTGGTCTGTGCTACCCCAGGACGCGGAGCGCTTATGTGTACAGGAGCTGGCCCGCTCACCTTCAAGCTCTTGCCAGGACAGGGGGGTCTGCAAGGAGAGGAACCCAGTGAGACAGAGCAGCTTCTCAGGCAGGCGCAGGGGAAAGAGAGACCGTTCCCAGGACAGAGGCAGTGGCTCTCTGAAGTCTTCTCTCATCTGCTCACCAACCTCCTCAATACTGTAGGCCGCTGTTATTCTTTTGGGCGTCTTCACTTGCACCTCCTCTTTCCCAATcaccttcctccaggaagccttccctgatgagCCAGTATGGCCAACCTGCTCTCTGTTCTCATGACTTTTATGCACGACAGGCCCCGCTCTCCCAGGTGCTCCCTGATGGTGAGCACCAGCATcgccctccctgtccccactaGCTCCAAAAGAGCACACGGTCAGGGGCCCACTAGCATCCTCAATTCTTGTACCTCTATGTGCCCAGCACAGGCCCACGGTGCCTGGGAACCTAGTGAAAACAAGTtacttgcctgactggtggtggcgcagtagatagagcatcaacctgggacgctgagatccctggttcgaaactccggggtcaccagcttgagcacagactcatggCTGGAGTTCAGGCTCACTAGCtagagcgtggggtcactggcttgagggtggaatcatagacaagaccccagggttcctggcttgagcccaaaggttgctagtttgaagctcaaggtcagtggcttgagcaaggggtcactggcatggcttGAGCctcctcagtcaaagcacatatgagaaagcaatcaatgaacaattaaggtgccacaactgtgagttgatgcttctcatctctctcccttcctgtttgtgtgtgcctctctctacctctcttcctctcattaaaaaagataaataagccctggccggttggctcagcggtagagcatcggcctagcgtgcggaggacccgggttcgattcccggccagggcacacaggagaagcgcccatttgcttc
The DNA window shown above is from Saccopteryx bilineata isolate mSacBil1 chromosome 2, mSacBil1_pri_phased_curated, whole genome shotgun sequence and carries:
- the FAM117A gene encoding protein FAM117A isoform X2 — encoded protein: MTRLSSCSTLGQRRDMGPASVPCSVAPEKPVCRPQPPQVRRTFSLDTILSSYLLGQWPRDADGAFTCCTNDKATQTPLSWQELEGERASSCTHKRSASWGSTDHRKEITKLKLQLQRTKLSRSGKEKERGCPLQGDHAVRGTLKASPPSFPSGSPVLRLSPCLHRSLEGLNQELEEVFVKEQGEEELLRILDIPDGHRAPAPPQSSSCDHPLLLLEPGNLSSSPSMPLASPQPSGHTGREEHRGALEELAAVPSDKASSPGHPAFLEDGSPSPVLAFAASPRPNHSYVFKREPPEGCERVRVFEEATSPDPDLVFLTSCPDKNKVHFNPTGSAFCPVSLMKPLFPSMGFIFRNCPSSPGSPLPPASPRLPPRKDSEAPKASMLPFEPWQHTPPSEEPVLFQSSLVV
- the FAM117A gene encoding protein FAM117A isoform X1 gives rise to the protein MAGAAAGGRGGGAWGPGRGGAGGLRRGCSPPAPAGSPRAGLQPLRATVPFQLQQPHQRRDGGGRAASVPCSVAPEKPVCRPQPPQVRRTFSLDTILSSYLLGQWPRDADGAFTCCTNDKATQTPLSWQELEGERASSCTHKRSASWGSTDHRKEITKLKLQLQRTKLSRSGKEKERGCPLQGDHAVRGTLKASPPSFPSGSPVLRLSPCLHRSLEGLNQELEEVFVKEQGEEELLRILDIPDGHRAPAPPQSSSCDHPLLLLEPGNLSSSPSMPLASPQPSGHTGREEHRGALEELAAVPSDKASSPGHPAFLEDGSPSPVLAFAASPRPNHSYVFKREPPEGCERVRVFEEATSPDPDLVFLTSCPDKNKVHFNPTGSAFCPVSLMKPLFPSMGFIFRNCPSSPGSPLPPASPRLPPRKDSEAPKASMLPFEPWQHTPPSEEPVLFQSSLVV